A stretch of DNA from Bradyrhizobium algeriense:
AAGAAGGGCCGCGCGCAATATCGCGGCGCAAAACGGAACTTAGGTGACTCCCGGTTGTTGTTCCCTGTGATGGGCAGAACATGCAGAACGCCCCTCGGGCTGAGGAGAAATTTATGTCTATCGGCACAATCATTCTGATCATTCTTATTATCGCCCTGCTCGGCGGCTTCAGCGGCGTCGGCGGTGGACCGTTCTACGGCACGGGCTATTACGGCGGCGGCGGTCTTGGTCTTGTGATCGTGATCCTGCTGATCCTGCTGCTGCTCGGGAAGCTTTAGGGAGCGCGGC
This window harbors:
- a CDS encoding DUF3309 family protein, which translates into the protein MSIGTIILIILIIALLGGFSGVGGGPFYGTGYYGGGGLGLVIVILLILLLLGKL